A section of the Pseudomonas prosekii genome encodes:
- a CDS encoding TonB-dependent siderophore receptor — protein MSSRTMVSAAGLALGLLADPVFAEDSGALELEAISVTSDYESPTGPVQGYRATRSASATKTDTAIRDIPQSISVIPATVLKDLGSTSVERALDFAGGVSKQNNFGGLTLYEYSVRGFTTSEFYKDGFSANRGYPSTPDVANIERIEVLKGPAASLYGRGDPGGTVNIVSKKPQPEAFTTLQTSAGSWDRYRTALDVNAPLDDEGNLLSRVNLAVEDNHSFRDHVDSQRVFVAPSFAWQLNPDTHLLVESEFVRHSSTFDRGIVAPNNTWSGVSRSTFLGEPNDGDIDNHNNMLQAALEHHLNDTWKLRLASHYKEGKLWGFASEARPLNPDGHTVNRRLRERDNDWHDSITQLELRGVFDLGSWQHELLIGSEYENYRKNERVTTTAGSAYAIDIYQPVYGQPKPNGARSGTDFFEHVESHALNLQDQIVFTDKLRGMLGARFEHFEQNIDDHTRGNHTRQRQDALTQRAGLLYQLTPQVGLFANASTSFKPNNGLDAGGKSFDPEEGIGYEIGIKSELFDDRLSSTLAAFHIEKENVLALDPGTDTSRAMGKARSQGFDLQVTGQVSDAVRVIGAFAYIDAEVTDGDAVIPSGSRILGVAKRSGSLLGVYEFQDGRLRGSDVGAAFTYVGDRSGESASDFELPAYHTVDLLAHYKASDNVTVGLNLNNLFDEKYFERSYSNYWVNPGEPRNFTVSLTLNL, from the coding sequence ATGTCGTCTCGAACAATGGTCTCCGCTGCCGGTCTTGCCCTCGGCCTGCTGGCAGATCCAGTCTTCGCCGAAGACTCTGGCGCGCTCGAACTGGAAGCCATCAGCGTCACTTCCGATTACGAATCGCCGACCGGCCCGGTCCAGGGCTACCGCGCGACCCGCTCCGCCAGCGCGACCAAAACCGACACGGCGATCCGCGACATCCCGCAATCGATCAGCGTCATCCCCGCCACGGTGCTCAAGGATCTGGGCAGCACCAGCGTCGAACGCGCGCTGGATTTTGCCGGCGGCGTGTCGAAGCAAAACAATTTCGGTGGCCTTACGCTCTACGAATACAGCGTGCGCGGCTTCACCACTTCCGAGTTCTACAAAGACGGTTTCAGCGCCAACCGTGGTTACCCGAGCACGCCGGACGTGGCCAACATCGAGCGCATCGAAGTGCTCAAAGGCCCCGCCGCCAGCCTGTATGGCCGTGGCGATCCCGGCGGCACGGTGAACATCGTCAGCAAAAAACCGCAGCCCGAAGCCTTCACCACGTTGCAAACCAGTGCCGGCAGTTGGGACCGTTATCGCACCGCGCTGGACGTCAATGCTCCGCTGGACGACGAGGGCAACCTGCTGTCGCGGGTCAACCTGGCCGTCGAGGACAACCACAGCTTTCGCGATCACGTCGACAGCCAGCGCGTGTTCGTCGCGCCCTCCTTCGCCTGGCAATTGAACCCCGACACGCACCTGTTGGTGGAAAGCGAATTCGTCCGCCACAGCTCGACGTTCGACCGTGGCATCGTCGCGCCGAACAACACCTGGAGCGGCGTCTCGCGCTCGACGTTTCTCGGCGAACCCAACGACGGCGACATCGACAACCACAACAACATGCTGCAAGCCGCGCTCGAACATCACTTGAATGACACCTGGAAACTGCGCCTCGCCAGCCACTACAAGGAAGGCAAACTCTGGGGATTCGCCTCGGAAGCGCGGCCACTGAACCCCGACGGCCACACGGTCAATCGGCGTTTGCGCGAACGCGACAACGACTGGCACGACAGCATTACCCAGCTCGAATTGCGCGGCGTGTTCGACCTCGGCAGTTGGCAGCATGAATTGCTGATCGGCAGCGAATACGAGAATTACCGCAAGAACGAACGGGTGACCACTACCGCCGGCAGCGCCTACGCCATCGACATCTATCAGCCGGTCTACGGCCAGCCGAAACCCAACGGCGCGCGCTCCGGCACAGACTTCTTCGAGCACGTCGAAAGCCACGCCCTGAACCTGCAGGATCAGATCGTTTTCACCGACAAACTGCGCGGCATGCTCGGTGCGCGCTTCGAACATTTCGAGCAGAACATCGACGATCACACGCGCGGCAACCACACGCGCCAGCGGCAAGACGCGCTCACGCAACGCGCCGGTCTGCTCTACCAACTGACGCCGCAAGTCGGTTTGTTCGCCAACGCGTCGACGTCGTTCAAACCAAACAACGGCCTCGATGCCGGCGGCAAATCCTTCGACCCGGAAGAAGGCATCGGGTATGAAATCGGGATCAAGAGCGAGCTGTTCGACGACCGTTTGAGCAGCACCCTCGCCGCATTTCACATCGAGAAAGAAAACGTCCTCGCGCTCGACCCCGGCACCGACACTAGCCGCGCCATGGGCAAGGCGCGCAGCCAGGGTTTCGACCTGCAAGTGACCGGGCAAGTGAGCGACGCCGTGCGGGTGATCGGCGCATTTGCCTACATCGACGCCGAAGTCACCGACGGCGACGCCGTCATCCCCAGCGGCAGCCGCATTCTCGGCGTGGCCAAGCGCAGCGGCAGTCTGCTGGGGGTCTACGAGTTTCAGGATGGCCGTTTGCGCGGCTCGGACGTCGGTGCGGCGTTCACCTATGTCGGCGATCGCTCCGGTGAATCGGCCAGCGATTTCGAACTGCCGGCCTACCACACCGTCGACCTGCTCGCGCATTACAAGGCCAGCGACAACGTTACGGTCGGTCTCAACCTGAACAATTTATTCGACGAGAAATACTTCGAACGCTCGTACAGCAACTACTGGGTTAACCCCGGCGAGCCGCGCAATTTCACCGTCAGCCTGACACTCAATCTGTAA
- a CDS encoding DUF4198 domain-containing protein: MQHLKPLALLGLLLVATQASAHGLWTEQRRGNIEVIYGHGAEDNAFKAQKISGAWAYDGSGKMIPVSVERLADHARLKPLKTPAVMAVALDNGMWSQTADKKWVNAGRSKVPGAIESTQTFKYSLAIYQPGAKLPALNQLKLVIVPEVDPLTVGPGQSLPVRVLLDGQPAAGVKLVGDYRSAPNTLSAETDKDGRAQVLVRNEGLNVIAAQIEVPLKDNPDVATRGLFTSLTFLGEAHHE, from the coding sequence ATGCAACACCTCAAACCGCTCGCGCTGCTGGGTCTTCTGTTGGTCGCCACACAGGCCTCGGCGCATGGTCTGTGGACCGAGCAACGGCGCGGCAACATCGAAGTGATTTACGGCCACGGCGCTGAAGACAACGCGTTCAAAGCGCAAAAGATCAGCGGCGCCTGGGCCTATGACGGCAGCGGCAAAATGATCCCGGTGAGCGTTGAACGCCTGGCCGACCACGCGCGCCTGAAACCGCTGAAGACACCTGCCGTCATGGCGGTGGCGCTGGACAACGGCATGTGGTCGCAAACGGCAGATAAAAAATGGGTCAACGCTGGGCGCAGCAAAGTGCCGGGGGCGATCGAGTCCACGCAGACCTTCAAATACAGCCTGGCGATTTATCAGCCGGGGGCGAAGTTGCCGGCGCTCAATCAATTGAAATTGGTAATTGTGCCCGAGGTTGATCCGCTCACCGTCGGCCCCGGCCAGTCACTGCCGGTGCGGGTGCTGCTGGATGGCCAACCGGCGGCGGGAGTAAAACTGGTGGGCGACTATCGCAGCGCGCCGAATACCTTGAGTGCCGAGACCGACAAGGACGGTCGGGCGCAAGTGCTGGTGCGTAACGAGGGTTTGAACGTGATCGCCGCGCAGATCGAAGTGCCGCTCAAGGACAACCCGGACGTGGCCACGCGCGGGTTATTCACCTCGCTGACATTCCTCGGCGAAGCGCATCACGAGTAA
- the hisC gene encoding histidinol-phosphate transaminase translates to MSKFWSPFVKNLVPYVPGEQPKLAKLVKLNTNENPYGPSPKALAAMQTELNDNLRLYPDPNSDLLKNAVATYYGVQTGQVFLGNGSDEVLAHIFHGLLQHDKPVLFPDISYSFYPVYCGLYGIDFDAVPLDAHFQINPADYAKPNGGIIFPNPNAPTGCLLALDAVEQILKANTDSVVVVDEAYIDFGGVTAISLVDRYPNLLVTQTLSKSRSLAGLRVGLAVGHPDLIEALERIKNSFNSYPLDRLANVGAAAAFEDREYFDQTCRWVIENREKVVAQLQAKGFEVLPSAANFIFARHPQHDAAGLAAKLREQGVIVRHFKQERIAQFLRISIGTPEQNQALIDGLGDL, encoded by the coding sequence ATGAGTAAATTCTGGAGCCCCTTCGTCAAGAACCTGGTGCCATACGTGCCGGGCGAGCAGCCGAAACTGGCGAAACTGGTGAAGCTCAACACCAACGAAAACCCCTACGGTCCATCGCCCAAAGCACTGGCGGCGATGCAAACCGAACTCAACGACAACTTGCGCCTGTACCCGGACCCGAACAGCGATTTGCTGAAAAATGCCGTCGCCACTTATTACGGCGTGCAGACTGGCCAGGTGTTCCTCGGCAACGGTTCCGACGAAGTCCTCGCGCACATTTTTCACGGCTTGTTGCAGCACGACAAACCCGTGCTGTTCCCGGACATCAGTTACAGCTTTTACCCGGTGTATTGCGGCTTGTACGGCATCGACTTCGACGCGGTGCCGCTGGACGCGCATTTCCAGATCAACCCGGCGGACTACGCCAAGCCAAACGGCGGGATCATTTTCCCCAACCCGAACGCGCCGACTGGCTGCCTGCTGGCGTTGGACGCGGTCGAGCAAATCCTCAAAGCGAATACTGATTCGGTGGTGGTGGTCGATGAGGCCTACATCGACTTCGGTGGCGTCACCGCGATCAGTCTGGTCGACCGTTACCCGAACCTGCTGGTGACCCAGACCTTGTCCAAATCGCGCTCGCTGGCCGGTTTGCGGGTTGGTTTGGCGGTTGGTCATCCGGATTTGATCGAGGCGCTGGAGCGGATCAAGAACAGCTTCAACTCCTATCCGCTGGACCGCCTGGCGAACGTCGGCGCAGCGGCGGCGTTCGAGGATCGCGAGTATTTCGACCAGACCTGCCGGTGGGTAATCGAGAACCGCGAGAAGGTTGTCGCGCAACTGCAAGCGAAGGGTTTTGAAGTGCTGCCCTCGGCAGCCAACTTCATCTTCGCCCGTCATCCGCAGCACGACGCGGCGGGCCTGGCGGCGAAATTGCGCGAGCAAGGGGTGATCGTCCGCCACTTCAAACAGGAACGCATCGCGCAATTCCTGCGGATCTCGATCGGCACGCCGGAGCAGAATCAGGCACTGATCGACGGCCTCGGCGACCTCTGA
- the hisD gene encoding histidinol dehydrogenase translates to MTAPTAIRRLNAADPDFAHHLDHLLSWESVSDDSVNQRVLDIIKAVRERGDAALVEFTQKFDGLQVASMADLILPRERLELALTRITVAQREALEKAAARVRSYHEKQKQDSWSYTEADGTVLGQKVTPLDRAGLYVPGGKASYPSSVLMNAIPAKVAGVTEVVMVVPTPRGELNELVLAAACIAGVDRVFTIGGAQAVAALAYGTESVPKVDKVVGPGNIYVATAKRHVFGQVGIDMIAGPSEILVVCDGQTDPDWIAMDLFSQAEHDEDAQAILVSPDAEFLDKVAASIAKLLPTMERAEIIETSINGRGALILVRDMEQAIEVANRIAPEHLELSVADPQAWLPKIRHAGAIFMGRHTSEALGDYCAGPNHVLPTSGTARFSSPLGVYDFQKRSSIIFCSEQGASELGKTASVLARGESLTAHARSAEYRIVDELFNQEKAD, encoded by the coding sequence ATGACCGCACCGACTGCAATTCGCCGACTCAACGCTGCTGACCCGGATTTCGCGCATCATCTGGATCATCTGCTGAGCTGGGAAAGTGTGTCTGACGACTCGGTCAATCAGCGCGTGCTCGACATCATCAAAGCTGTGCGCGAGCGGGGCGATGCCGCGCTGGTGGAATTCACCCAGAAGTTCGACGGCCTGCAAGTCGCCTCCATGGCCGACCTGATCCTGCCGCGCGAGCGCCTGGAACTGGCCCTGACGCGCATCACCGTGGCGCAGCGCGAAGCCCTGGAAAAAGCCGCGGCCCGCGTGCGCAGCTACCACGAAAAACAGAAGCAGGACTCCTGGAGTTACACCGAGGCCGATGGCACCGTGCTCGGGCAGAAAGTCACGCCGCTGGATCGCGCCGGCCTGTACGTGCCGGGCGGCAAGGCGTCGTACCCGTCGTCGGTGCTGATGAACGCGATTCCGGCGAAAGTCGCTGGCGTCACCGAAGTGGTCATGGTTGTGCCGACCCCGCGCGGCGAACTCAATGAACTGGTGCTGGCCGCTGCGTGCATTGCCGGCGTCGACCGCGTGTTCACCATCGGTGGCGCGCAAGCCGTTGCGGCGCTGGCCTACGGCACCGAAAGCGTGCCGAAAGTCGATAAAGTCGTCGGCCCGGGCAACATCTATGTCGCCACCGCCAAGCGCCACGTGTTCGGCCAGGTCGGCATCGACATGATCGCCGGGCCATCGGAGATTCTTGTGGTGTGCGACGGTCAGACCGATCCCGACTGGATCGCCATGGACCTGTTCTCGCAAGCCGAGCACGACGAAGACGCGCAAGCGATTCTGGTCAGCCCCGACGCCGAGTTCCTCGACAAGGTCGCCGCGAGCATCGCCAAACTGTTGCCGACGATGGAACGCGCCGAAATCATCGAAACCTCGATCAACGGTCGCGGCGCGCTGATTCTGGTGCGCGACATGGAACAAGCCATCGAAGTGGCCAACCGCATCGCCCCGGAGCACCTGGAGTTGTCGGTCGCCGATCCGCAAGCCTGGTTGCCGAAGATCCGCCACGCCGGCGCGATCTTCATGGGCCGCCACACGTCCGAAGCGTTGGGCGATTACTGCGCCGGTCCGAACCACGTCTTGCCGACCTCCGGCACCGCGCGATTCTCCTCGCCGCTGGGCGTGTACGACTTCCAGAAACGCTCCTCGATCATCTTCTGCTCCGAGCAGGGCGCTTCGGAACTGGGCAAGACCGCTTCCGTGCTGGCCCGTGGCGAGTCGCTGACCGCCCACGCCCGCAGCGCTGAATACCGCATCGTCGACGAGCTCTTTAATCAAGAGAAGGCTGACTGA
- the hisG gene encoding ATP phosphoribosyltransferase has product MLTIALSKGRILDDTLPLLAEAGIVPTENPDKSRKLIIPTTQPDVRLLIVRATDVPTYVEHGAADLGVAGKDVLMEYGGQGLYEPLDLRIALCKLMTAGKVGAIEPKGRLRVATKFVNVAKRYYAEQGRQVDIIKLYGSMELAPLIGLADKIIDVVDTGNTLRANGLEPQDFIADISSRLIVNKASMKMQHARIQALIDTLRKAVESRHRG; this is encoded by the coding sequence ATGTTGACCATCGCACTGTCCAAGGGCCGCATCCTTGACGACACCCTGCCGCTTCTGGCTGAAGCGGGCATCGTGCCGACCGAGAATCCGGACAAGAGCCGCAAGTTGATCATCCCCACGACCCAGCCTGACGTGCGTCTGCTGATCGTGCGCGCCACCGATGTGCCGACTTATGTCGAGCATGGTGCCGCGGACCTGGGCGTCGCCGGTAAAGATGTGCTGATGGAATACGGCGGCCAGGGCCTCTACGAGCCGCTGGACCTGCGCATCGCCCTGTGCAAACTGATGACCGCTGGCAAAGTCGGCGCCATCGAGCCCAAGGGTCGTCTGCGCGTTGCCACCAAATTCGTCAATGTTGCCAAGCGTTACTACGCCGAGCAGGGCCGTCAGGTCGACATCATCAAGCTCTACGGCTCGATGGAACTGGCACCGCTGATTGGCCTCGCCGACAAGATCATCGACGTCGTCGACACCGGCAACACGCTGCGGGCCAACGGCCTGGAGCCACAGGATTTCATCGCTGACATCAGCTCCCGGCTGATCGTCAACAAAGCTTCGATGAAAATGCAGCACGCCCGTATTCAGGCGTTGATCGACACCCTGCGCAAGGCAGTGGAGTCTCGACACCGCGGCTGA
- the murA gene encoding UDP-N-acetylglucosamine 1-carboxyvinyltransferase yields the protein MDKLIITGGVRLDGEIRISGAKNSALPILAATLLCDGPVTVANLPHLHDITTMIELFGRMGIEPVIDEKLSVEIDPRTIKTLIAPYELVKTMRASILVLGPMVARFGEAEVALPGGCAIGSRPVDLHIRGLEAMGAIIDVEGGYIKAKAPEGGLRGAHFFFDTVSVTGTENIMMAAALAKGRSVLANAAREPEVIDLANFLIAMGAKITGAGTDTITIDGVERLHPATYKVMPDRIETGTYLVAAAVTGGRVKVKDTDPTILEAVLEKLRESGAEITCGEDWIELNMHGKRPKAVNVRTAPYPAFPTDMQAQFISLNAIAEGTGAVIETIFENRFMHVYELHRMGAKIQVEGNTAIVTGTEKLKGAPVMATDLRASASLVISALIAEGDTLIDRIYHIDRGYECIEEKLQMLGAKIRRVPG from the coding sequence ATGGATAAATTGATAATTACCGGTGGCGTTCGTCTTGATGGCGAAATCCGCATTTCCGGGGCAAAGAACTCTGCCCTGCCGATTCTGGCTGCAACATTGCTCTGCGATGGCCCGGTCACCGTGGCCAACCTGCCGCACCTGCACGACATCACCACCATGATCGAGCTGTTCGGTCGCATGGGCATCGAGCCGGTGATCGACGAGAAACTCAGCGTCGAAATCGACCCACGCACCATCAAGACCCTGATCGCGCCGTACGAACTGGTGAAAACCATGCGTGCCTCGATCCTCGTACTGGGCCCGATGGTCGCGCGTTTCGGCGAAGCCGAAGTTGCCCTGCCTGGCGGTTGCGCCATCGGCTCGCGTCCGGTTGACCTGCACATCCGTGGCCTCGAAGCCATGGGCGCGATCATCGACGTCGAAGGCGGCTACATCAAAGCCAAGGCGCCGGAAGGCGGTTTGCGCGGTGCGCACTTCTTCTTCGACACCGTCAGCGTGACCGGTACCGAAAACATAATGATGGCGGCCGCTTTGGCCAAGGGCCGCAGCGTACTGGCTAACGCCGCACGCGAGCCTGAAGTCATCGACCTGGCGAACTTCCTGATCGCCATGGGTGCCAAGATCACTGGCGCCGGCACCGACACCATCACCATCGATGGCGTCGAGCGTCTGCACCCGGCCACTTATAAAGTGATGCCGGACCGGATCGAAACCGGCACCTACCTGGTGGCTGCTGCCGTGACCGGCGGTCGCGTCAAGGTCAAGGACACCGATCCGACCATCCTCGAAGCAGTGCTGGAAAAACTCCGTGAGTCGGGTGCCGAAATCACCTGCGGCGAAGACTGGATCGAGCTGAACATGCACGGCAAGCGGCCGAAAGCCGTCAACGTGCGGACCGCTCCGTACCCGGCGTTCCCGACCGACATGCAAGCGCAGTTCATCTCCCTCAACGCCATTGCCGAAGGCACTGGTGCAGTGATCGAGACGATCTTCGAAAACCGTTTCATGCACGTTTACGAACTGCACCGCATGGGCGCCAAGATTCAGGTCGAAGGCAACACTGCCATCGTCACCGGCACCGAGAAGCTCAAAGGCGCGCCAGTCATGGCCACTGACCTGCGTGCTTCGGCCAGCCTGGTTATCTCGGCGCTGATCGCTGAAGGCGACACCCTGATCGATCGCATCTACCACATAGATCGTGGCTACGAGTGCATCGAAGAAAAACTGCAGATGCTCGGCGCCAAGATCCGCCGCGTACCGGGCTAG
- a CDS encoding BolA family protein has protein sequence MQATEVKSFLEGKLSETLSQVQVEVEGEGCNFQLNVISDELAALSPVKRQQQIYAHLNPWITDGSIHAVTMKFFSSAAWAERT, from the coding sequence ATGCAGGCCACCGAAGTGAAGAGCTTTCTTGAAGGAAAGCTGTCCGAGACCCTTTCACAAGTGCAGGTAGAAGTTGAGGGCGAAGGCTGCAACTTTCAGCTGAACGTGATTAGCGATGAACTGGCGGCGTTAAGCCCGGTGAAGCGTCAGCAGCAGATCTATGCCCATTTAAACCCATGGATCACCGATGGCAGCATCCATGCGGTCACTATGAAATTTTTCAGCAGCGCGGCCTGGGCCGAGCGCACCTGA
- a CDS encoding STAS domain-containing protein has translation MSESAVRMSESGELMLSGVLDYRTGPDLRKHGQALIKSSTANALVVDCSAVVKSSSVGLSLLLCFMRDAQAAGKALSIRAMPEDMREIAQVSELTELLAHP, from the coding sequence ATGAGTGAGTCGGCCGTTCGCATGAGCGAATCCGGCGAGCTGATGCTCAGCGGTGTGCTGGATTACCGCACCGGGCCTGACTTGCGCAAGCATGGTCAGGCGCTGATCAAGTCCAGCACGGCTAACGCCTTGGTGGTGGATTGTTCGGCAGTGGTGAAGTCCAGCAGTGTCGGTTTGTCGCTGCTGCTGTGCTTCATGCGCGATGCCCAGGCTGCCGGCAAGGCCCTGAGCATTCGCGCAATGCCCGAAGACATGCGCGAAATCGCTCAGGTCAGCGAATTGACCGAGCTGTTGGCGCATCCCTAA
- a CDS encoding MlaC/ttg2D family ABC transporter substrate-binding protein, with protein MISTLRRGLLVVLAALPLMANAVAAPSAHELIQDTTNRMLADLSANKEKYKQDPQDFYTALNTIVGPVVDAEGISKSIMTVKYSRKATPEQMQKFQENFKRGLFQFYGNALLEYNNQGITVDPAKDESGTRTSVGMTVKGNNGAVYPVQYTLEKINGEWKLRNVIINGINIGKLFRDQFADAMQRNGNDLDKTINGWAGEVAKAKASTEGADQKSAQ; from the coding sequence ATGATCTCTACCTTGCGACGTGGCCTGTTGGTAGTACTCGCGGCCCTGCCGTTGATGGCTAACGCCGTGGCGGCGCCTTCCGCACACGAGCTGATCCAGGACACCACGAACCGGATGCTGGCCGATCTTTCGGCCAACAAAGAGAAGTACAAACAGGATCCACAGGACTTTTACACGGCGCTGAACACCATCGTCGGGCCTGTTGTGGATGCTGAAGGTATTTCCAAAAGCATCATGACGGTCAAGTACTCGCGCAAAGCCACGCCTGAGCAGATGCAGAAGTTTCAGGAAAACTTCAAACGCGGTCTGTTCCAGTTTTATGGCAACGCTTTGCTTGAGTACAACAACCAGGGCATCACCGTTGATCCTGCCAAGGATGAGTCGGGCACTCGCACCAGCGTGGGCATGACCGTCAAGGGCAACAACGGCGCGGTGTACCCGGTGCAGTACACGCTAGAGAAGATCAACGGCGAGTGGAAACTGCGCAACGTTATCATCAACGGCATCAACATTGGCAAGCTGTTCCGCGATCAGTTCGCTGACGCGATGCAGCGCAATGGCAACGACCTGGACAAGACCATCAATGGTTGGGCCGGTGAAGTCGCCAAAGCCAAAGCCTCCACTGAAGGCGCCGATCAGAAGTCTGCGCAATGA
- the mlaD gene encoding outer membrane lipid asymmetry maintenance protein MlaD, producing MQNRTLEIGVGLFLLAGILALLLLALRVSGLSPSANTESYKLYAYFDNIAGLTVRAKVTMAGVTIGKVTAIDLDRDSFTGRVTMQLEKRVDNLPTDSTASILTAGLLGEKYIGISVGGEEALLKDGGIIHDTQSSLVLEDLIGKFLLNTVSKDAK from the coding sequence ATGCAAAACCGCACCCTGGAAATCGGTGTCGGCCTTTTCTTGCTGGCTGGCATCCTGGCTTTGCTGCTGCTTGCCTTGCGGGTCAGTGGCCTGTCGCCGAGCGCAAACACCGAGTCGTATAAACTTTATGCATATTTTGACAATATCGCCGGTTTGACTGTCAGAGCAAAAGTGACCATGGCCGGTGTGACCATCGGCAAGGTCACAGCGATCGATCTGGACCGCGACAGTTTCACCGGCCGGGTGACCATGCAACTGGAAAAGCGCGTAGATAATCTGCCGACTGACTCCACTGCATCTATCCTGACCGCTGGCCTGTTGGGCGAGAAGTACATCGGTATCAGCGTTGGCGGGGAAGAAGCATTGCTCAAGGATGGCGGCATCATCCATGACACCCAGTCGTCGCTGGTGCTCGAAGACCTGATCGGTAAATTCCTGCTCAATACCGTTAGCAAAGACGCCAAATGA
- the mlaE gene encoding lipid asymmetry maintenance ABC transporter permease subunit MlaE encodes MRKISLLERVRRFGRAAIDAVGVFGRATIFLFHALLGRGGIGGGFGLLIKQLHSIGVMSLVIIVVSGVFIGMVLALQGFNILSSYGSEQAVGQMVALTLLRELGPVVTALLFAGRAGSALTAEIGNMKSTEQLSSLEMIGVDPLKYIIAPRLWAGFISLPVLAMIFSVVGIWGGSWVAVDWLGVFEGSYWSNMQNSVTFSGDVLNGIIKSIVFAFVVTWIAVFQGYDCEPTSEGISRATTKTVVYASLAVLGLDFILTALMFGDF; translated from the coding sequence ATGCGCAAGATTTCACTGTTGGAAAGAGTGCGCCGGTTCGGCCGGGCGGCGATCGATGCCGTCGGGGTGTTCGGGCGTGCGACGATTTTCCTCTTTCATGCGTTGCTCGGCCGCGGCGGCATTGGCGGCGGCTTCGGCCTGCTGATCAAGCAACTGCATTCGATCGGCGTGATGTCCCTGGTGATCATCGTGGTCTCCGGGGTGTTCATCGGCATGGTGTTGGCGCTGCAGGGCTTCAATATCCTTTCCAGCTACGGTTCGGAACAGGCCGTCGGGCAGATGGTTGCCCTGACGTTGCTGCGTGAACTGGGGCCGGTGGTGACTGCCTTGCTGTTCGCCGGGCGTGCCGGTTCGGCACTGACCGCCGAAATCGGCAACATGAAGTCCACCGAGCAGTTGTCCAGTCTGGAAATGATTGGCGTCGACCCGCTCAAGTACATCATTGCCCCGCGCCTGTGGGCCGGCTTCATTTCCCTGCCGGTGCTGGCGATGATCTTCAGCGTCGTCGGGATCTGGGGTGGTTCGTGGGTAGCGGTCGATTGGTTGGGAGTCTTTGAAGGTTCCTACTGGTCGAACATGCAGAACAGCGTGACGTTCAGTGGTGATGTGCTTAACGGCATCATCAAAAGTATCGTTTTCGCCTTCGTCGTTACCTGGATTGCCGTATTCCAAGGCTATGACTGCGAGCCCACTTCCGAGGGGATCAGTCGTGCCACAACCAAGACCGTGGTGTATGCCTCTTTGGCAGTGCTCGGCCTGGACTTCATTTTGACTGCCTTGATGTTTGGAGATTTCTGA
- a CDS encoding ATP-binding cassette domain-containing protein, with amino-acid sequence MSADNAYAVELKGLSFKRGARSIFNNIDIRIPRGKVTGIMGPSGCGKTTLLRLMGAQLRPTSGEVWVNGQNLPKLSRSDLFDARKHMGVLFQSGALFTDLDVFENVAFPLRVHTELPEEMIRDIVLLKLQAVGLRGAIDLMPDELSGGMKRRVALARAIALDPQILMYDEPFVGQDPIAMGVLVRLIRLLNDALGITSIVVSHDLAETASIADYIYVVGDEQVLGQGTPDELMNSDDPRIRQFMTGDPDGPVAYHFPATDYRADLLGKR; translated from the coding sequence ATGAGTGCCGATAACGCCTACGCGGTCGAGCTGAAGGGACTGTCCTTCAAGCGCGGTGCGCGCAGTATTTTCAACAACATTGATATCCGCATCCCGCGCGGCAAGGTCACCGGCATCATGGGACCTTCCGGGTGTGGCAAGACCACGCTCTTACGGCTGATGGGCGCACAGTTGCGGCCTACCAGTGGCGAAGTCTGGGTCAATGGTCAGAATCTGCCCAAACTGTCACGCAGCGATTTGTTCGATGCGCGCAAGCACATGGGCGTGCTGTTTCAGAGCGGCGCCCTGTTTACCGATCTCGATGTGTTCGAGAACGTCGCTTTTCCGCTGCGCGTTCATACCGAGCTGCCGGAAGAAATGATCCGCGACATCGTCCTGCTGAAATTGCAGGCCGTCGGTTTGCGCGGCGCCATCGACCTGATGCCGGACGAACTGTCCGGTGGCATGAAGCGGCGAGTCGCGCTGGCGCGGGCGATTGCCCTCGATCCGCAGATTCTCATGTACGACGAGCCCTTTGTCGGGCAGGACCCGATCGCCATGGGCGTACTCGTGCGCCTGATCCGCCTGCTCAACGACGCGCTGGGCATCACCAGTATCGTGGTATCCCACGATCTGGCCGAGACCGCGAGCATCGCCGACTACATCTATGTAGTGGGCGATGAACAAGTGCTGGGGCAGGGCACGCCTGACGAACTGATGAACTCGGACGATCCGCGTATCCGTCAATTCATGACAGGCGATCCCGATGGTCCGGTCGCCTATCACTTTCCAGCGACGGATTACCGCGCAGATCTTCTGGGGAAGCGCTGA